The Ornithinimicrobium faecis region ACCTGCGCGAACAACGGCAGCGCTGCATTGACCTGCCGCAGCACGGCCCTTCGGGCGGCTGGAACCGGAAGATTGTGGCTGACTGCGGCAATGTACCGGAGCCCTGCCTTCAGGAGACGGTTGTTCGGGGTGTCTTGAGTGCGTTCCTGGACCCGGCATGGAATCCGCGCAGCGTCTCCGACCGCGAGATGCTCGGTGACGTACCTGTTGACGAGGATTCGCCCCTTGACCTTGCCGTTGAGGACCTGGTGCCGGGCCTGGTAGTCGCGTCTGAGCCAGCGGGCGGCGAACCGACGAATGGTGCGGACATGCCACACAAGGAGGCAGGCGGTCGGGTCGCGAAGCACGGCTTCGAGTCCGATGTCGTTGTCGAGGAGTCGGAGCGGGTCGTGCCGCTGTTCGTACGCGTAGTCAGCCATGAAGAACACGTCGGCTGTCTCGAGCTTCGGCCGTACCTGGAGGGTCACTTCGCCTGCGGCTGTCTGGGTACGGGTAACGCCGACCCTGTTGCCTGCGCGCAATACCCATCCGTCGTGGCCTGCGGTCTTCGTGACGCTGCAGTCAGCGCCCGACCAGAACTCCTCTGGTGTCTCCGCGGCCGCGTCCTCGGGGACAGGTGCGCGTCCGTGCTCGCGAACCTCGATGAGATGGGTCACGACTCTGAATCACCTTGGTTGGTCCATGGTTTGCCGACAAGGTGGTCGACCAGTTCCTTGGCGTGCGCCAACTGGGCGGAGCCGTCGGTCAGGCCGATTCTCTGCCGTAGTCCAGTGACGACATTGGGGTCGAGTTCACCCTCAAGTTCGTACTCAGTCAGAAGCGGGAGAACCTCGTATACGTAGCGTCCTGCGAGGACCTCAAGGCTAGACGCGGAACCGTCCTGATCGGCGAGGAAGTAGGACGGGCCTACCTGCAGTCCGGACGCTGCCCCGCTCAACATATCGGCCGTCGCTGAGTACAAGTACAGGGCCGCGTCACGGGTGGCCTCGTCATCGAAGCCGTATGTCGTGATGGGATCCTGGGTACTGGCAACATCGAGAAACACAAAGCGACGCCGGAGGGCGTAGTCGATGACCGCGATGCTCCGGTCGGCGGTGTTCATCGTGCCCAAGACCCTGAGCGAGTCTGGGATGGTGAGGGAGCCGTCCCCATCCACGGTGTAAGGGGTGGCCACTGCCTGGCCGCGGTACTCAAGTGCGTACAGCAGCTCCCCGAAGATGTTGGGGATGTCGCCACGGTTGACCTCGTCGAGAACGAGCACAAGCTCGATGTCATAGGCGCGACGCTCCAGTTCCATCCCGATTGCGCAGATTAGGCTGAGGATACGGTGCTCGGGTACGAATGTGACTCCCTCGCCATGGGGTTGCGCTGCGAGAGCGCGCACGAAGTCCGTGTAGTCGTACCCGGGGTGGAACTGGACGATGTCCCACAGCCCCGCGAGGCCACGTCGTTGGACTTCGTCACTGATGCCGGCGACGGTACGTTCGTTGGCGGGGAGGGAGTCGATGATTTCTTGAAGGCGACTGTCACTGGACCTGTTCGCTGTCACCCAGGACACGTACTGCTTGGCGATGTAGGTCTTGCCTGCGCCAGGCGGCCCTTGCAGGACGACTTGGCCTTTGCGGCGCAACTGCGAGGCGAGCTCAACTAGCGAGTTAGGAAGAGCGGCGCGTTGGCTCTGCACTTGAGAAGCAATCGGTCGGCTGTGAAAGGCTGCCCTGAACTCGTCCGTGGACAGATTCAGCCATGCGTTAGCACCGATGCTAAGGGCCAGGTCGATCTCGCGCCCTGGCGCGGCGAGGAACCCCTGCTCGGCGAGGCGTTCCGAGATCAACGTCACCGCGCCAGGCACTGCATGGCGCGTCGGAAGAGGGCGGTCAATACCGACGATGGACCCCCCGTGTTTGGCCGGGATGATCAGACGGCAGCGCTCCATCAGACTGAGGATGTTCGACGTCGCCTTCGTGTCGTGGGGTAGATCCTCCATGCTGTCCGCGTGCCGCTTGTCGAGGATCGGGCGCAGACGCGAGGCGTTGACCTCCTCAGGCTTCAGGTGCCCCTGGCTGTCCGTGAGGACCTCACGGACGATGTCGTCGAGCCGCGGGTCAGCCAAGTTCAGTGCTACCCACAGCAGCAGGAACCTGTCATCCCGCTCGTCACGGCTCGCCCGCAACAACTCATTGTCGACTGCGACCTGCGGCCCTGCGGCGGTCCTAGCGTTGGCAAGTGGCGGATCGTACGCGAGCAGGTCGTTCCACAGCGGAGGCGGTTGACCCGCTGCGGACAAAGCAGTCTCGATGTCCAGGCCTGTTGTCTGCCCGGGGACGACCTTGCTCAGCACCTCAACGGTCGCTTCGGGAGACGTGAACTTCGTGAACGAGATCTGGCCAAGACTTGGGAAGGGACTCATGACGGAAGTCTGCCCGACTCCGTTGCGACCGGCACAGAGCCCGGGAACACCTCCGCCGATGGACAGCTCGCGGGGGGTCCGCATGCGGCCTGCGCGGCCACAAGGTGGATCCGGCTATCAACGACGAGTGAAGTCCGTCGGGGCGGAGCAGACCGGGGCGGGTAGCCGACGATAGCTCCGGGGCAGGCGGCGGCGTTGGATGCCACCAGCGATACTGGCGTATCGAGCGGCCATCTTGATGAGTTCGTGCGCGACCGCGTCGCGGGCAGGTTCGGGTACTTCCTCCTGAAGTACTCGGCGTTCACCTGGGTATCGTACTTGTGCAAGGGGAACGTCAGGAGTTTGGGAACCACGCCCTTCCGGGTGGGCATCCGTGAGCGGGGCCGGGGGGTCCAGCGCCGGGGGAGTAGGTCGTGTCAGGGCAGCAGCCCTGCCGTAGATCGTCCATGGAGAGTTCGCCCACGAACCCCTTCGTCTGCTCGAGTTCCCGACGCACGTCCTCTCTGAGGTTCTAGCGACCAGCGATGGGTCCGACCTACTAGCCCCGGTCATTCATGAGGAGGCTGAGTCCCGCGTCGTTGGGTGAGATGGCGCGGTGGCGCTTGGAGGGCATGGCGATGGTCCGGCTGGCGCTGCCGGGCTGCGGGTCTCCGGGTTCCTGGGGTCGGGGCGGATGTGTGGGTCAGGCGGGTTGTGGGATGGCGGCGATGTTGGCGAACACGGCGACGATCGGTGCCGCCCAGGGCCATGATTCGGGTATCCGGAGTTGTCGTCGACGCGCGCCGTGGACCAGCCGGGCGGGGACGTGCAGGAACCGGTAGCGCAGCGCTTTGGGCTCGCAGGATGCCAGGGCTTTAGCGTCACCGGTCAGGGCGAGCAGTCGCGTCCAGGCGGTCAGGTCAGCGGCGATCTGCGTCAGGATCAGCCACGCCTGGTTGATCGCGAACTCTCGCGACGGGAACCGTCCCAGCCCGCTGTCCTTGGCGTGGCGGATGCGGTCTTCGACGCGGGCGTGGGCACGGTGCCGGGCTTCGAGGAAGGCGAGTTGTCCGATCTTGGTGTTGGTCACGAACGCTTGGTAGCGCCACCCGTCGGCCTCCTCGAAAAAGGGATAGCTGGGCACCGGGGTGCGGGCGTTCGCGGCGCACGATGACGCGCATGCCCGCGGGCCACTTGCCCAGCACGCTCGCGCCGATCAGCCCCGTCAGCTCGGCGACGTCACCGCCCTGCCGGATGCCGCCGTCAGCGTCCAGGGCCGGAGTCCAGATCTTCTTCGGCACCTGATCGATCGCCGCACGGACCTGTTCGGTGATAGCGAACCCGATCGAGTAGTCCACGGTGCGGCCGCGGACTTGACCCTGCTCGTGCAACCAGTCCAACAACTGGTGAGAGGCGCCAGCACCGTCGGAGCGGACCAGCAGGTGCTTGCGGTGGGCGGCGGGGACCTGCCCGATCGCCTCGGTCAGGACCTGCACGTGATCAGAGGCCGTGTTCGACCCGGCGTTCCCAGCCCGCAACGTCGCGGTCAGGAACTCCTGGGTGTTGTCGCACCACACTCCGAGCGGGTGATACCCGAAGGTCCGTTTGAACGTCGCCGCTGCATGCTCCTTCTCGCTGTGCGCGATCACGATCGTGGCGTCCACGTCCAACACCACGACGTCGCCCAGGTCGCTGCCGGCGACCTTGCTGGCCGGCACCCCGCCGGAGAACTGGGACCACACATGACGACGCACCCTGGCCCGCGCGGCCTGGATCTTCTTCACCCGGCCAGGGGTCACCTCATCCAGGGTGCGCCACACCGTCGGCGCCGATGCGACCGGTCCGAGCACATCACCCTGGTGACGCAGCACGTCGATGTCGGCGATCGCCTCACCACCATCGGCGAGCATGACCGCCACATCGGCCAGGACCCGGCCACGGTCATGGACCGGGACGAAACGACGCCGGGCCATCGCCTTGGACAACTCCCGAGTCAAGCCCGTTCGGTCGGCCAACAACCGCAACGCGACGCTGCCCGCGTGGGCCACCACGCCGACACCATCAGCAGAGACAGACAACCCCGACGACCACGACGTACGCTTCACTTACCGAGTGCTTCCTGCTGGGCGACCTGGGACCTTCGACAAGTCCAAGTCTTCCCTGCTCAGGGAGCACTTCGGTGTTTCACCACGCCGACCCCCGGTGAACGATCCGGGTTAGGCGGCGCAGCTGGGCTCAGGGACTCACTCGAAGCAGAGACCTTCCTCAGCTGGCCGGACGCAGCTGCGAAGCAGGCAGCCGCACAGTCACCACCTGGTCCTCCTCAACCGCACACACCACCCAGGCCGCCCACCCATCAGCGGTGCTCTGCCAGCTGACCACCAACGCCTCCACCTCGGCCGCTCCCGGCTGCAGACGCGCCCATGCGTGCCGTGTCCGTGAACGCACCGCCGGCACAGTGGGCAATGAGAGAGCAGGCGGGGAGGAGGGCATGCCCGAGCCGCGGTCCGTGAGTGGCACCCCTGGGCCGCGTCGCCCGTACATCAGCGTGAGGCGTTTACGTCAAGGGGGCCGGTGCCCGGGGCCCGTCGTCGTCCCTGCATAGCGGTAATGGAGCTTGGTGGCTCGACAGCGTGTGATCGGGTTCGGTGACGACGGGCCGGGGCGGCCCTTGATGTCCGTCGAGATACCGGTGGTGGTTCTCAATGCCGCGGAAGGCTCGCCCCGGCCCTGCTGGTGACGCGCGACGCCTCGCGCGAGGGTCAGGCGGCCTCGAGCGGCCCCTGGGTCTTGGTGGCGCCGGTGGCAATGACGGGGTCCCAGGCTTGGCGGTGGACGACGACGGCGTGCAGCTGGCGCAGGATCGCCGCGGCGATGATGGTCTGCGCCTGCGTCGCCGTGAGCTTGTTCTGCTCGCGGGTGGTCAGGTGCCGGTACCGGGCGGCGTAGACCTTGTTCGTCTGCAGGCAGCCCCACACCGCCCGCCACGCCGCGGTGCGCAGGCCGGGTCGTCCGGCACCGGTCAGCCGGGCCTTGCCGGTGAACGTGCCGGACATCCGCTCCCGCGGTGCCAGGCCGGCGTGCTTGACCACGGCCCGCGCGGAGGTGAACCTCGACAGGTCACCCGTCTCGGCCAGGATCGCGGCGGCGCCGACCGCGGACAGGCCGGGGATGGTGGTGACCAGGCCGGTGAGGCCGAGCTCGTCGAGCACGACGGTCATGCGGGTCTCGACGTCGACCTGCTGCGTCCGGGCGGTGTCCCAGTCGGCCAGGACCCACTCGGCGCGTTCCAGGGCGCCGGACCCGTGGTCCAGCACGCCGGCGCGGTCGGCCAGCGCGGCGTAGACCTTGCGCACGATCCCCAGGCACGGGCGTACCTTGCCGCGACGGACCATCTCGGTGCGGACGAGGCGCTCGAACCGGGCCGCGCCCAGGCGGCGGGTGCGGTCCAGGTCCCCGCCGTCGCGGCGCAGGATCACGCTCAGCGCGGCCACCCAGGTGGTCGACTTGAACGGCTGCGCCGCCGCTGTCAATGCTGCGGGCCAGACGCACTCGAGCAGGTCACGCAGCTGCTGCACGCAGGCCACGTGCTCATCCAGGAGCTGGGCGCGGCGGGTGCCCAGGTGCCGCAACCGGCCCCACGTCCCATCGACCGGCTCAGGAAGGTAGCAGCGCAGCTGAGCGACCAGCCGCGCGATCAGCACGGCGTCCTTGTCGTCGGTCTTGTCGAACGTCAGGTCCTCGGACTTGCGCGCCCACGAGGAGATCGTCGGCTGCACGCACACGAAAGCCATGCCCCGGTCGGCCGCCAGCTGGCCCAGGACCCGCCACCGGTGCCCGGTCGGCTCGCACGCCACCGTCAGCCCGGCGAACCCGTGCCGGGTCGCGTGCTGTCGCGCCCAGTCCAGCGCGGCACCGAGGTCCCAGGCCTTGCACCGGAAGGTGCGCCCGGCCAGGACCCGGGAGTCGTGGTCGCACACCACGACCATCTGCTTACGCTCGGCCAGGTCGATCCCCACGATGGCATTGCCGATCGGGACCGCTTCGCGAAGGCGGGCCAGCCGGGCGTTCCGGTTCCGGTCACCACGCGAGACACCACTACGGTTAGACATTGAACGTCCTTCCTGAAGGCGATGGGATACCAAGCCCGACAAGCGCATCAGGAGGACGTTCCTCACGTCCAGACCCCAGCGCTACAACGCCTTCCGATGCCGCCCGCCATGAGAAAAATCATAATCGAACTGGCGTTCGCATAGGTCCTGCCGATCAGTTAGCGACGCCGGTCAACTACGCAGCCGGGTGTGGTGGACGCTAGGCACGGACCGCGCCGCTTCCCTCGCCACCCCGACCCTCTGTGCTATTCGACACGATTCCGTGCATTATCGGGCTCTTCGCAGTTGAGGGTGTAGAGGTCGTCCGCGCGTCGCTGGCTGGATGAGGGTCGAGGTCTTCCGATGATGGGAGTTCTCACACCGCCCATCCCAAAGACCTCGACGTGCCTGACGCTACTACCTTCGCCTGCCCCGACCTGACCACCTTCACCCAGCTGGATGAGCTCGGCCTGGAGGTGAACGGCCAGCTGCTTGAGCCCGAGCGCGCCGTCCTGAAGTGTCGGGTCGTGGAACCCGACGACTGGTGCCGCCGGTGCGGTTGTCAGGGCGTGGCCAGGGACACCGTCGTCCGTCGGCTCGCGCACGCGCCGTTCGGGTGGCGTCCTACCATCCTGCTGGTCACGGTGCGCCGGTACCGGTGCACCGAGTGCGGTCACGTGTGGCGTCAGGACACCACCGCCGCGGCCGAGCCGCGGGCGAAGATCTCCCGGGGCGGGCTGGCCTGGGCCCTGGTCGGCATCGTGGTCCAGCACCTGTCCATGGCTCGCGTCGCCGAGGGGCTGGGCGTGGCGTGGCACACCGCCAACGACGCTGTCCTGGCCGAAGGACACCGGCTGCTGATCGACGATCCGGCCCGTCTGGACGGCGTCGAGGTCCTCGGGGTCGACGAGCATTGTTTGGCGTCACACCCGCGGCGGGGACAAGTTCGTCACGGTGATCATCGACCTGACCCCGGTCCGTGACGGGACGGGGCCGGCGCGGCTGCTGGACATGGTCGAGGGCCGCTCGAAGAAAGCGTTCAAGACTTGGCTGCACGAGCGCGACCAGGCCTGGCGCGACGGGGTGCAGGTGGTGGCCATGGATGGCTTCTCCGGCTTCAAGACCGCCACCACCGAGGAGCTGCCGGAGGCGGTCAGCGTGATGGATCCGTTTCACGTAGTCCAGCTGGCCGGGGAGGCGATGGACGACTGTCGTCGCCGGGTCCAGCAGGAGACCTGCGGGCACCGAGGCCGCAAGAGCGACCCGCTGTAGTCCGCTCGCCGGACCCTGCACACCGGTGCTGACCTGCTCACCGACAAGCAGCAAGCCCGCCTTGAGGCGCTCTTCGCAGTCGAGCAGCACGTCGCGGTCGAGGCGACCTGGGGCATCTACCAGCGAATGGTCGCTGCTTACCGCGAACCCGACCGCAGCCAGGGCCGCGAGCAGATGCAGTCGGTGATCGATGCTCTCCGCCAGGGTGTCCCGGCCGGTCTGAGTGAGCTGCGCAGGCTGGGGCGCACCCTGACCCGCCGCGCCGAGGACGTCCTGGCCTACTTCGACCGTCCCCGCACATCGAATGGGCCTACAGAAGCGATCAACGGCCGCCTTGAGCACCTGAGGGGTTCCGCCCTTGGGTTCCGCAACCTCACCAACTACATCGCGCGAGCGCTCCTCGAGGCCGGCGGATTCAGACCCCGACTACACCCTTGATTGCGAAGAGCCTAATAACGCGTGGAGCGTCCGCCGCCGCCAGCACCACTACTGCGCTGCGGCCCTCGGCTCGGGTGGAGGCTACAGCCCCGCGCGTGGACAGTCCTGGCCGCCATCGCCTCAACCTGACCCGTGCCGCCGGTGTCCTGGCCTCCACCGGCCACGCCCGCGCCGGACGGCCACGATCCGCGCCCAACTGATCAACATCTCCGCCCGCATCGCCAACCGCGCCCGGCGGCTACGCCACTAACTGGCCCTGGCGGCCCCCACCGCTACAATCGTCCCCCAGAGCGACGTTCACCACACGCCGAGCACGTGGTCACAGACCGCCGGTGCTGGCAAGGGCAAGGGCAAGCTTGACCACGTGGACCGAGTTTGGAGTCGGGGTCGGAGGGATGGTCCCAGGATTGCCATATCTAGTCGACGCGCACCTGTTGGGTCGGCACACCACCGGTACCGTGCTAGGCAAGCGGCGAGAGTAGATGCTTACCGGATCACCCCGCGGTTTCGAAGCCTCTCGAGTTGCTCCTGCGACAGTTCCGCCACATGGGTCAGCACCTCGTCGGTGTCCTCGCCAAGACCCCGACCGGTGGACCGGATGCGGCCGGGAGTGCGCATCATCCGCCACATCACGTTTTGCATCTTCAGTGGCCCCAACGTCTCGTCCTCGACCGTGGTCACCAACTCCATCGCCTGGACCTGGGGGTCGGTCAGCAGTTCGCTCGGCCTATACACCGGCGCGACTGCAGCACCCGCCTCCTCAAACGCGGCGAGGACTTCCTCGCGCGTCCGGATACCGATCCACTCCCCCACGTGCCGGTCCAGGAGGTCGGCGTGTTGAGCCCGCTGTCGGCCGGTGGCGAACCAGGGCTCTGCGATCACCTCGGGATGCCCCACCAGACGCAGCACCCGCTCGGCGATCGTGTTTGCACTAGTCGAGATCGCTAGCCAATGCCCGTCGCTTGTCAGGTACGTGTTACGCGGGGAGTTGTTCTGCGACCGGTTTCCGGTGCGCTCCTGGTCGATACCCAGCTGGTCGGCGTAGATAACCCCCGGCCCGACCGCGGTCATAATCGGACTGAGCAGATCCAGGTCGATCTCCTGTCCCTTCCCGTCCCGGGCCCGCTGGAACAGCGCCATCGACACCGCTGCCGCCCCGGCGACCCCTGCGATCGAGTCAGCCAGCCCAAAGGCAGGCAGCGTCGGCGGCCCGTCCGGCCGTCCCGTCAGGTGCGCGAACCCGCTCATCGACTCGACTAACGTTCCGAACGCTGGCCTCTCCGCATACGGCCCGCTCTGACCGAAGCCGGTAACACGCAGCATGATCAAGCCCGGATTGTCCTGGGACAACTCCTCATACCCCAGCCCCCACTTCTCGAAGGTGCCCGGACGGAAGTTCTCTACCACCACGTCCGCAGACCGGGCCAGCGCCCGGAACGCCTCGGCACCCTCAGGATCGCCCAGGTAGAGCCCGACCGTGCGTTTATTGCGGCTGATCATCTTCCACCACAAGGGCTCGCCGTCCTTGTCGAGCCCGTGCCCACGCATCCCGTCTCCGTGAGTCGGGTGCTCGATCTTGATCACATCCGCCCCGTAGTCACCGAGGATCTGTGCGGTCAACGGACCCGCCAGGATTGTCGAGGCGTCCAGCACTCGAAGACCGGTCAAAGGCCCGTCAGTGGGCAGGTTGATCATGACGAAGCGTCGCTATTTCCTCGAGCCACGTAGCGTCCGTTGGGATCACCAACGATCCGTCCGTCAGCGAACACGTGGTGACCCCGAACGAACGTGTCTGTCACGACCGATTCCAGGGTGAAGCCGTCGAACGGGGTGTACTCCTGCGTCGACTCCGAGTCATCAGGGCGGATGACGGTCGACTGCGTGGGATCCACCAGTGCGATATCGGCATCGAAGCCCACCGCGATGTCGCCCTTATTGGGCAGGCCGAACCGCTGCGCCGGGTTCCAGGAAGTCAGTTGCGCGATCCGCCGCTCGGACAGCCCACGCTTAAGTCCGGCGCCGACGAGTCCGGGGAGCAGGTATTCGGCGCCGCCGAACCCCGACTTTGCCATGAAGACGTCATCGCGATCCTCACCGTGGCCGAACTTCATCTCGTCCTTGCAGCACGCGTGGTCACTGACGACCCAGTCGATGTCACCAGCGAGCAAGTGCTCCCACAGCGCCTCGACATCGTCTGCAGAGCGCAGCGGCGGGTTTACCTTGCCCCCGACACCTGCCGCGGTGTGGTAATCGGCGAGCAGGTGACCGATGGTGACCTCCCGTCGGAAGTTGATGTGGGGGAAGGCCTGTTGCATGGTTAGCGCAGCCTCCATCGCCTTGGCTGAACTGAGGTGCAGGAGGTTAATGTTGGGCAGCGCAGTCTCGTGGGCGAGGTAGGCGGCGATCGCGATCGCGAGGCCTTCGGAGTGCGGCGGCCGCGCGGCACTGTAGGCCTCGAGCCCCGTCAGCACACCCTCTGTCTGCACGAGCTGGGTGTAGGCCCGCATGATCTCGGCGGTCTCACAGTGCAGAGACAACGAGATCTGGTCGGCCAACTCCGGTTGTTCCTCGCGTAGTCGCTGTATGCCGCGCATCACGAACTCGAAGTGGGCGAAATCGTAGTGCTCGTCTTCCCCCAGCATGAGGAAATCTCGCTGGCTGGAGGACGCACCGTGCAACCCGAAGCCGCCGTAGAACATGAAGATCTTGAACGACGTGACGCCGAACTTCTCGGCGATCAGGGGTAGTTCCTCAATGTGTTGTCGCGACATCGGGGCGACGTGGAAGGCGTAGTCGATGTGAGCGCGGCCCTCGCACGCGGCGAGCACCTTGGGCAGGAACTGCTCATAGGGCCCGCCCTCGTTGAGGTAGTACTGCCCGGTCCGGGTGTAATTGATACCAGTGGTGACACCGCCCTGGGCAGCGGCACGCGACTCGGTGACCACGTCCTCCCGGTACGGGTTGTAGATCCCCCAGTGCTGGTGCGCGTCGACGGCGCCGGGGAACGCCAACTTCCCTTGGCCGTCGACCAGGGCGGCTGCGCGGTTGGCGTCGATCGACGGCGCTACGGCGGCAATTGTCTCGTCTTTGACGGCGATGTCACCGTCGAACACGTCAGCACTCGCGCTTGCCACGCGAACGTTCTTGATGAGTAGGTCGAACTCAGACATGTGAACTCCTTGGGGGGAACGGCTCCAGGACTGGGGTGGTGAGAATCGCGGTGTGGTGCTTGATTACCTCGCCGACGTCGTCGAGTTGCTCCAGGCAACTGACTGCTTGCTGAACGTGGGTGATCGCGGCGTCGTTCAACATCCGTGCGGCGTTGTCGCGGAACTTGGTCGAGAGTTCTTCAAAGCTCAGCGGGCGCTGCGGTCCGCCGCGGTTCACGAGGATCTTCTTGACCTGCTCGAGCCCGCTCGTCGTCCGTACCCGTAGAACGCACGGGAACTGGTTCGGGAAGATCCGGTCGCACTCGGGGTCGGCGACCACGCTGACTTTGGCCATTATCTTGCGCAGATCCGGATCGGTCGCCCTGGCCGTTGTGAAGTCATCTAGCCCGAGGCCCAGCCCGCTACCGCCGCTCAAGGCCGCCGCGATGACAAACGGTGCGCTGAATTGCGCCATGTATCCCGTCTCTGGAGCACGCTTGACGTGGATCGGGTCACCGATGGTGCGCACCGTCGAGGTCGGTACCCCGACTTCGATGTCTTCCACCTGCTCGGGACGGAGGCCTTCGGCACGCAGTTCCAGGGCCGCGTCGATAGCCGCATGTGTGAAGTGGTTGGCAGGATAGGGCTTGAAGAAGATGTCTGGCGTCGCCCACTGCGTACCGAGTCCTTCGGTGATCTCACTTGCGGTGAAGTTGCCGTGGAGCCACGCTTGGAAGAACCCGAACCGCCCCTCCAGTACGGTCGGTGGCCCCGTGAAGCCGAGTGCAACCAGTTGGGCCGCCGACACGGCCGCGTGGGCGGCCCAGCCGCAGTGCAGCCGTTTGACGGTGCCACCTGTTCGGTTGGACTCGATGATTCCAGCTGCCATTGATGCCGCGACTCCCAGAACGTCCGCGAGCCCCCGCTCATCGAGGCCGGAGAGCTTTCCGGCAGCAACGGCCGAGCCCAGGGCCCCCGCGATCGAGGTCGCGTGTTGACCGTGTTCGAAGAACGTCGAGGTGCCCGCCTCGCGGTCGTAGCCGGCCATACCAATCCGCACGCACACCTCGATACCGACTGCGATGGCAGCGATCACCTGTTCGCCGTTGGCGCGATTCGCCTCGCCCGCCGCGAGTGCTGCGGGAATCACCGAGGCGCTGGGGTGCAGCACAGAGGGCAAGTGGGTGTCGTCGTAGTCGAGGGAGTGAGCCAACACGCCGTTGGCGAAGGCTGCGGCCGCGGCCGGTACCTGCTCGGGGATGCCGATCGCGGTCGCCTGTGGGGCGCCACCCTGTGTCTTGACCCATTGCAAGGCCCCGTGGCTGGTGTCCAGTTCGGTAGCTGCGAAGCAGATCCCGAGGATGTCGAGGACGCGGCCGCGCACACTCTCGATGACCTCCCCTGGCAGGGTGTCAAACGAGACGCCTGCGGCGAAACGGGCCAGCTGCTGTGACAGAGTCGGTTCAGCCACGCGAGACCACCGCCAGCGGCCGCACCGGTGAACCGGTGGCTCCGAAGATGTTGAGTGGCGCGAGCACGAGCGTGAACTCATACACTCGATCGACTGAGATCTGCTCGAGGTTCATGGTCTCGATGATGTAGATGCCGCTCTCGACCAGGAACAGGCGGTGCACCGGCAGCAAGCCGTGACCGGCACCCGGCCTCAGATGCTCGAAGGCGATGGAATCGGCGCCGGCGGCGTGGATGCCCTGTGTTGCGAGCCACCGGGCGACGGCCTCACCGATCCCCGGCACACCCGTCGCGCCCCCGACGAAGGCCTGGCCCTCGTCGAACTTCGCGCCCCACCCTGACCGAATCAGCACCACGTCCCCTTTGCGCACCTCGGTCTGTTGGGCATTGAGAGCGTCCTGGAACTCGGTGAGTGTTATCTCGTGATCGCCGTCCAAAGTGGTCACGCCGAGGTGCGCGGCGACGTCGACCAGCACTCCGCGGCGGATCATCGGTTCGATGGTGTGGACACCATGCTGGACATACCGACCTCCGATG contains the following coding sequences:
- a CDS encoding IS110 family transposase; this encodes MSNRSGVSRGDRNRNARLARLREAVPIGNAIVGIDLAERKQMVVVCDHDSRVLAGRTFRCKAWDLGAALDWARQHATRHGFAGLTVACEPTGHRWRVLGQLAADRGMAFVCVQPTISSWARKSEDLTFDKTDDKDAVLIARLVAQLRCYLPEPVDGTWGRLRHLGTRRAQLLDEHVACVQQLRDLLECVWPAALTAAAQPFKSTTWVAALSVILRRDGGDLDRTRRLGAARFERLVRTEMVRRGKVRPCLGIVRKVYAALADRAGVLDHGSGALERAEWVLADWDTARTQQVDVETRMTVVLDELGLTGLVTTIPGLSAVGAAAILAETGDLSRFTSARAVVKHAGLAPRERMSGTFTGKARLTGAGRPGLRTAAWRAVWGCLQTNKVYAARYRHLTTREQNKLTATQAQTIIAAAILRQLHAVVVHRQAWDPVIATGATKTQGPLEAA
- a CDS encoding MmgE/PrpD family protein produces the protein MAEPTLSQQLARFAAGVSFDTLPGEVIESVRGRVLDILGICFAATELDTSHGALQWVKTQGGAPQATAIGIPEQVPAAAAAFANGVLAHSLDYDDTHLPSVLHPSASVIPAALAAGEANRANGEQVIAAIAVGIEVCVRIGMAGYDREAGTSTFFEHGQHATSIAGALGSAVAAGKLSGLDERGLADVLGVAASMAAGIIESNRTGGTVKRLHCGWAAHAAVSAAQLVALGFTGPPTVLEGRFGFFQAWLHGNFTASEITEGLGTQWATPDIFFKPYPANHFTHAAIDAALELRAEGLRPEQVEDIEVGVPTSTVRTIGDPIHVKRAPETGYMAQFSAPFVIAAALSGGSGLGLGLDDFTTARATDPDLRKIMAKVSVVADPECDRIFPNQFPCVLRVRTTSGLEQVKKILVNRGGPQRPLSFEELSTKFRDNAARMLNDAAITHVQQAVSCLEQLDDVGEVIKHHTAILTTPVLEPFPPRSSHV
- a CDS encoding McrB family protein, with translation MSPFPSLGQISFTKFTSPEATVEVLSKVVPGQTTGLDIETALSAAGQPPPLWNDLLAYDPPLANARTAAGPQVAVDNELLRASRDERDDRFLLLWVALNLADPRLDDIVREVLTDSQGHLKPEEVNASRLRPILDKRHADSMEDLPHDTKATSNILSLMERCRLIIPAKHGGSIVGIDRPLPTRHAVPGAVTLISERLAEQGFLAAPGREIDLALSIGANAWLNLSTDEFRAAFHSRPIASQVQSQRAALPNSLVELASQLRRKGQVVLQGPPGAGKTYIAKQYVSWVTANRSSDSRLQEIIDSLPANERTVAGISDEVQRRGLAGLWDIVQFHPGYDYTDFVRALAAQPHGEGVTFVPEHRILSLICAIGMELERRAYDIELVLVLDEVNRGDIPNIFGELLYALEYRGQAVATPYTVDGDGSLTIPDSLRVLGTMNTADRSIAVIDYALRRRFVFLDVASTQDPITTYGFDDEATRDAALYLYSATADMLSGAASGLQVGPSYFLADQDGSASSLEVLAGRYVYEVLPLLTEYELEGELDPNVVTGLRQRIGLTDGSAQLAHAKELVDHLVGKPWTNQGDSES
- a CDS encoding CaiB/BaiF CoA transferase family protein, with the protein product MINLPTDGPLTGLRVLDASTILAGPLTAQILGDYGADVIKIEHPTHGDGMRGHGLDKDGEPLWWKMISRNKRTVGLYLGDPEGAEAFRALARSADVVVENFRPGTFEKWGLGYEELSQDNPGLIMLRVTGFGQSGPYAERPAFGTLVESMSGFAHLTGRPDGPPTLPAFGLADSIAGVAGAAAVSMALFQRARDGKGQEIDLDLLSPIMTAVGPGVIYADQLGIDQERTGNRSQNNSPRNTYLTSDGHWLAISTSANTIAERVLRLVGHPEVIAEPWFATGRQRAQHADLLDRHVGEWIGIRTREEVLAAFEEAGAAVAPVYRPSELLTDPQVQAMELVTTVEDETLGPLKMQNVMWRMMRTPGRIRSTGRGLGEDTDEVLTHVAELSQEQLERLRNRGVIR
- a CDS encoding dihydroorotase, with product MFDGDIAVKDETIAAVAPSIDANRAAALVDGQGKLAFPGAVDAHQHWGIYNPYREDVVTESRAAAQGGVTTGINYTRTGQYYLNEGGPYEQFLPKVLAACEGRAHIDYAFHVAPMSRQHIEELPLIAEKFGVTSFKIFMFYGGFGLHGASSSQRDFLMLGEDEHYDFAHFEFVMRGIQRLREEQPELADQISLSLHCETAEIMRAYTQLVQTEGVLTGLEAYSAARPPHSEGLAIAIAAYLAHETALPNINLLHLSSAKAMEAALTMQQAFPHINFRREVTIGHLLADYHTAAGVGGKVNPPLRSADDVEALWEHLLAGDIDWVVSDHACCKDEMKFGHGEDRDDVFMAKSGFGGAEYLLPGLVGAGLKRGLSERRIAQLTSWNPAQRFGLPNKGDIAVGFDADIALVDPTQSTVIRPDDSESTQEYTPFDGFTLESVVTDTFVRGHHVFADGRIVGDPNGRYVARGNSDASS